The proteins below are encoded in one region of Anoplopoma fimbria isolate UVic2021 breed Golden Eagle Sablefish chromosome 19, Afim_UVic_2022, whole genome shotgun sequence:
- the calml4b gene encoding calmodulin-like protein 4 produces MSHIARGCLCLNAKFLTQDQINEFKECFSLYDRQQKGRIEARELITVMRCLGSNPTPSEVQRHLLSHSTGLGGELDFSTFLSVMHRQLQQEAPEEEILEAMRMADKEQKGFIMASELRAKLTGLGEKLTDREVDELLKEAGVGADGRVHCEQFAKAVTRCSAKR; encoded by the exons GCCAAGTTCCTGACTCAGGATCAGATTAATG agtTCAAGGAGTGTTTCTCTCTGTACGACCGGCAGCAGAAGGGTAGGATCGAGGCCCGGGAGTTGATCACAGTGATGAGATGTCTCGGGTCGAACCCGACCCCCTCCGAGGTCCAGAGACACCTGCTGAGTCACAGCACAG GTTTGGGTGGAGAGCTGGACTTCTCCACCTTCCTGAGCGTCATGCACCGGCAGCTCCAGCAGGAGGCGCCGGAGGAGGAGATCCTGGAGGCCATGAGGATGGCCGACAAGGAGCAGAAGGGCTTCATCATGGCCTCGGAGCTGAGGGCCAAACTCACGGGGCTGGGGGAGAAGCTGACGGACCGAGAGG TGGACGAGCTGCTGAAGGAGGCGGGAGTTGGTGCTGACGGACGGGTTCACTGTGAGCAGTTTGCTAAAGCGGTGACTCGCTGCTCTGCAAAACGCTGA